From the Vicia villosa cultivar HV-30 ecotype Madison, WI unplaced genomic scaffold, Vvil1.0 ctg.000334F_1_1_1, whole genome shotgun sequence genome, the window AGAATGAGTTTCTTGTAACTTTAATGAGAGAAATACAAGAAAGAGAAGAAACAGAACTTTTGAGTAGGTAGAAGAATGAGCCGAGAGAAATGATGTTTTTTGAAGGTTAAACTGCCCctaaaactaagaagcttgatCAGAAGACTCAAACCTGAAGTTGGTTAGGTTTGATATGTTGAATGATGAAGGGGAAGGTTACAACTAAAATTCAGAAATAATGTCGTTGTAAAGTTTGATTATTTTCCATTGAAGCACAGTTTCAAAGTTGTACGAGACTATTCTTGCAGAGAGATTGTATAAcctatttatggagtattttgATATGGATTCTTGAACATAGAACAAATGATGAGTTTCAAGCACCCTCAAAGAAACAGGTTCAGTAAGTGTTGAGTCATTGTCATTCTCTAGTCACTATAGAGTACAAACATTACAGTATCAACTAACAGATTTTTATTGAAACTCAGCGATAACAGAGAAATGGTGGTATCGATAAACTTGTTTTGATGTTCTCTTTGTAATACACTGTAAACTGCAATACACTGTAAACGATACTCTTTGGTGTTAGAATTTTACTCAGATACATCTTGGTCAGTTCTCCTTGTATCTCGTCTCTCCCAAAGTAGTAAGATTTTCTTTTCTCATATTGCCCATGAGCATAATTTGACCTTTATTTTGTGCTTTGTGAATCGGATTGAGATAACTTTTATTGTACCCTAGAGAGAAACAACCCATCGCATGATCAGCCCAAATGAGTTATGAAAGGGCCATTACATGAATTGTGTGGGCATGATCTCTAGTCACCCGATTGGAGCTTGGGTCATCCGACCCAAATCCATGTCTATTGTTAGTTTATCTCAACAATAAGTGGTAGATGAGGTGTCTTTGAAAAGATCGGTTGGTCAATATTGGAAAGGTGGAAACCGCTCCTCCAATGTAGGAGGAAGAACGGTCTCCCCCTACTCCCGCATATTCCTTGGGAAGTTAAGGGAAGACCGTCTAGGGCTCATAGTTATGCTTACAAATATTTCACTTTCTAGGATTGGGAGACCATTAACGAATTTGCAGAAAAAACAGATACAAACTTTCTTATCTCAGTTAGATATAGATAGATATGTAAGAGGATTTGTTATTCTATTGTACCTTTCACAGTACATGTATCCTTCTCTGTTGCCATAATAATTGATATTGAATCCATCAAATAGAAGACATAATCCAACTATGCAGAAGATTCTTTCATATATCATTTAACCCTAGTTGGATGTATTATTAACAATAAAATATGATAGCCAATTGTCAAATAACTATGGCAAGTTGGCAACTAATCATTAGTTAGTAATTGGCCAACAATTAACAGAATGGCGCACCTAACTCCATATACATCAAATTCTCATATATTCATTAAATTCATGCAAGTATTTTGTATACAATTTTTTAAGATGAAGCAATCCCTTGATTATGAAACAAAAATCTCATTGCTTATTGACATAAAACATCCCTTCATATTTACATGCTTCCAAATTCATATAACTATTTAACTCTTTACAAGGACTTGATAAAGATGCACGTTATCATCAAATTCATTTCACTAATTGAAAGTTTAACCTTCCAATTTCCAACATGTCTTATAAATACATAGATACATTGCACTAGAAATCAAGCTTTTCCATTTGCTGCTATATCAAGACTAGCTTTCCTTCTCCTCTCACTAAAGCTACCCAAGCGTGGAAGGCAACACTGCACAGGCTTAACCGATTCATTTTCATCGTTCATGGTTTGTTCAATGCTACCGGAGATATAAGGAGTACTTTGTGCAGATTTATTAAGAACATCATGTAAAATTTTTGGTTTAACTTGTTTCTCTTCATTGCTGAAAGTTTTTCCTACTTCATCATTTGGCACTTCTCTTACACTTTCTCTAAAAAGTTCTAACAAATTCTTTTTCTTTGGAGATGGCTCCGGAGCTATATGACGAGAAGGGGTTTTGTTGATGGCAGGGGTCCCAAATGTGTGATGCACTGGAGTGGTTCCCCGAGATGGGGTGAAATCTGGATAGAAACAGGAAAATTTATATGTTCGATTAAAAGGAGAAAAGTCGTGAAAAACATATGAAGCATACAGAGTTTCACTTCCTACTCACTAGAGAATACTACAAACTAGAAAAAGTATTAGAAGGCTTCCTTACCACCATTGACACTATAGAAATCGTCATCACAATCTGAGTCTAACCAGCCCTTGGAATCAAAAAATGCTTCATCTCTGCTACCTGCATCATAATGTACAAAAGATTTTGTAAGATAAACCAAAAACTAACACATGAAGCATAAATGATTGACGAAAGCAGAATGATTGATTTTAACTATATACATCGGTGCCATATTGTGGCGGACACCAGACATGCCTTCAATCTAAAGTGCCAATACTACATAACCTCGAGAAAAGGAATGCATGGAGTACTTGTTATTAATTCTC encodes:
- the LOC131626912 gene encoding uncharacterized protein At3g27210-like; the encoded protein is MGSCSSVQRNSLCSTTVDKLVILPSPIKDKPKNDNFIIDHVSLKSQSTNTFHGSRDEAFFDSKGWLDSDCDDDFYSVNGDFTPSRGTTPVHHTFGTPAINKTPSRHIAPEPSPKKKNLLELFRESVREVPNDEVGKTFSNEEKQVKPKILHDVLNKSAQSTPYISGSIEQTMNDENESVKPVQCCLPRLGSFSERRRKASLDIAANGKA